Proteins from a genomic interval of Quercus robur chromosome 9, dhQueRobu3.1, whole genome shotgun sequence:
- the LOC126701004 gene encoding uncharacterized protein LOC126701004 — MSKKEIAESNNGNQTLFFPQTAPTDELWDISGLKMPGLAKLAMVNPEKTTSVVLENAPGNAKYTSPTIQKEILHILANNMRNAIHEEIEDAKFCILVDEARDESKREQMAIILRFVDKEGFIKERFFYVVHVRDTTTLTLKNEICAVLSRYNLHIENIRGQGYDGASNMRGEWNGLQALFLKDCPYAYYVHCMAHRLQLALVTASREVKDVHQFFDHLVNIINIVVGSSKRSDELQHAQAEQVENMIASNEIETGRGANQIGTLQRAGDTRWGSHFQSICSLIKMFDATCKVINTISEEGANYKQRGDAEGAYQVLTSFEFILILHLMKEIMGITNVLCQALQQQSQDLLNAMHLVSTTKSLIQKLRDDGWKPLLASVISFCEQHEIDIPDMNARYTKGRGRYRRQDDDLTMEHHFRISIFTVAIDFQLQELKSRFCELTTELVILSSALNPKDAFRLFKIVDICNLVKKYYPQDFTEHEQELLESQLRHYELDVIKHLDFQNMSTISELCRGLKISGKSQIYFLIDRLIRLVLTLPVSTATTERAFSAMKLLKTRLRNRMEDELLADNMIIYIEKEIAGNFTIEMIMDEFYSMKNRRQVEKAFPPMLEFRNALAHCGLFDLGFQGNKFTWNNGRPGVEFVQERINKACANGEWNGLFPRSRVIHLSASYSDHIPLLLEIHANNGRNKKKNTPRRFEEKWASHQECRRIIEEA, encoded by the exons ATGTCCAAGAAAGAAATCGCAGAATCCAACAATGGAAATCAAACGTtattcttcccacagacggcgccaactgatgaacTCTGGGATATCAGTGGACTGAAAATGCCGGGCCTTGCTAAACTTGCGATGGTGAATCCtgagaaaacaa CTAGTGTTGTCTTGGAAAATGCTCCTGGAAATGCCAAATATACATCACCCACAATTCAAAAGGAGATTTTGCATATTCTTGCTAATAATATGCGAAATGCTATTCatgaagaaattgaagatgCAAAATTCTGCATTCTTGTTGATGAAGCTCGGGATGAGTCGAAGAGAGAGCAAATGGCCATCATTTTGAGATTTGTTGATAAAGAAGGTTTTATTAAAGAGCGTTTTTTTTATGTTGTGCATGTTAGAGACACTACTACATTGACTTTAAAGAATGAGATATGTGCTGTCCTTTCTCGTTATAACCTCCACATTGAAAATATTCGAGGTCAAGGATATGATGGGGCTAGTAACATGCGTGGTGAATGGAATGGATTACAAGctctttttcttaaagattGTCCATATGCTTATTATGTACATTGTATGGCTCATAGGTTGCAATTAGCTCTAGTTACAGCATCTAGAGAAGTAAAAGATGTTCATCAATTCTTTGATCATTTGGTCAATATTATCAATATTGTTGTTGGTTCTAGTAAGCGTAGTGATGAATTGCAACATGCTCAAGCAGAACAAGTTGAGAATATGATTGCTTCTAATGAAATTGAGACTGGAAGAGGTGCAAACCAGATTGGTACTTTGCAACGAGCTGGAGATACTAGGTGGGGATCtcattttcaatctatttgtAGTTTGATTAAAATGTTTGATGCTACTTGCAAAGTTATCAACACTATTTCTGAGGAAGGAGCTAATTATAAACAACGCGGTGATGCCGAGGGAGCTTATCAGGTATTAacatcatttgaatttattttaatcttgcatTTGATGAAAGAGATAATGGGAATTACTAATGTTctttgtcaagctttgcaaCAACAATCTCAAGACCTTTTAAATGCCATGCATTTAGTTTCAACTACAAAATCACTTATTCAAAAGTTGAGAGATGATGGATGGAAGCCTTTACTTGCTAGTGTTATATCATTTTGTGAGCAACATGAAATTGATATTCCTGATATGAATGCTCGTTACACTAAAGGTCGAGGTAGATATCGTCGTCAAGATGACGATTTAACAATGGAACATCATTTTAGAATTAGCATATTTACAGTTGCAATAGACTTTCAATTGCAAGAATTGAAAAGTAGATTTTGTGAGCTAACAACGGAACTTGTCATTCTTAGTTCAGCTTTAAATCCCAAGGATGCTTTTAGATTATTCAAGATTGTTGATATATGCAATTTGGTTAAGAAATATTATCCTCAAGATTTCACTGAACATGAACAAGAACTTTTGGAGTCTCAATTGCGACATTATGAGCTTGATGTGATAAAACATCTAGATTTTCAGAATATGAGTACAATTTCCGAGCTATGTAGGGGATTAAAAATTTCAGGAAAgtctcaaatatattttttgattgatagaCTTATTCGTCTTGTGTTGACCCTTCCAGTTTCTACAGCAACTACAGAACGAGCTTTCTCAGCTATGAAGTTGTTAAAAACAAGACTTCGCAATAGAATGGAGGATGAGCTTTTGGCAGATAATATGATAATTTATATAGAGAAGGAAATTGCAGGGAATTTCACtatagagatgataatggatgaattttattccatgaaaaatcGTCGTCAG GTTGAGAAGGCTTTTCCACCAATGCTAGAATTTCGGAATGCACTAGCCCACTGTGGGTTGTTTGACTTGGGTTTTCAAGGAAACAAATTCACGTGGAATAATGGTAGACCTGGGGTGGAGTTTGTTCAGGAAAGAATTAATAAGGCTTGTGCAAATGGGGAGTGGAACGGTCTATTCCCAAGGAGTCGGGTAATACACCTATCTGCATCTTATTCGGATCACATCCCGCTTTTGTTGGAAATCCATGCAAATAATGGAAGgaacaagaagaagaatacTCCCAGGAGGTTTGAGGAAAAATGGGCGTCCCATCAGGAGTGTAGACGTATTATTGAGGAAGCTTAG
- the LOC126698217 gene encoding uncharacterized protein LOC126698217 isoform X1: MANLNLTTDSPLSRRIVRAFLNFLNSVEPAPGVDVEGLEVVTECLTEAFKLDSSSVNDHTNPNSLVDIFRSLERTENQEIITDSAHGAISGDAPSSSSAQNATNAKLTEQADDWMGKPQVSGVSKDELFGQFFAALEKIHFVRTMPDGNDDPVQLEKATRLFHDALSEMERSGCKIYNIDNLAETLKSQGNRAMQSKLYSDAIELYNCAIALCENNAVYYCNRAAAYTQIHKYTEAIRDCVKSIEINPNYSKAYSRLGLAYYAQGNYSDAINKGFKKALQLDPNNESVKENIRVAELRLRQEQQRTERDQNTSSASHSDQESQNQSRGVPRSTPPPFTSMPFDASALPADFASMFMNMAANAANSYQGQHSQDMHGEDSNANGPEEPEIRIGGNINMNFGEQMPEELTGALRSVMEMFTGAASQRNSQDTTNERPEPN, translated from the exons ATGGCTAATCTCAACCTCACCACCGATTCCCCTCTCTCTCGTCGCATTGTTCGTGCCTTCCTCAACTTCCTCAACTCAG TTGAACCTGCTCCAGGTGTTGATGTTGAAGGTCTTGAAGTTGTGACGGAATGTTTGACGGAGGCGTTTAAGCTTGATTCATCTTCTGTCAATGATCATACAAATCCCAATTCGTTGGTTGACATATTCCGTTCATTGGAAAGAACTGAGAATCAGGAAATCATAACTGATTCTGCTCATGGGGCTATCTCAGGGGATGCTCCCAGTTCGTCCTCTGCTCAGAATGCCACTAATGCTAAGCTTACAGAG CAGGCTGATGATTGGATGGGGAAACCTCAAGTATCTG GAGTGTCTAAGGATGAACTTTTTGGACAATTCTTTGCGGCGCTTGAGAAAATTCACTTTGTCAGAACCATGCCTGATGGGAATGATGACCCAGTCCAATTGGAGAAAGCAACTCGTTTATTTCATGATGCTCTAAGT GAAATGGAAAGATCTGGATGCAAGATATATAATATAGACAACCTGGCTGAGACGTTAAAATCACAAG GTAACAGGGCGATGCAGTCAAAGCTATACTCCGATGCAATTGAGTTGTATAATTGCGCCATTGCACTTTGTGAAAATAATGCTGTTTACTACTGTAACAG GGCAGCTGCTTACACTCAGATCCACAAATATACTGAAGCAATCAGGGACTGTGTTAAATCCATTGAAATTAACCCAAACTATAGCAAGGCATACAGTCGTCTGGGGTTAGCTTATTATGCACAAGGGAACTACAGTGATGCCATTAACAAGGGATTTAAGAAAG CCTTGCAATTGGATCCAAATAATGAATCTGTCAAAGAAAATATTCGG GTTGCTGAGCTAAGATTGAGGCAAGAGCAACAACGTACAGAACGTGATCAG AATACAAGTTCAGCAAGTCATAGTGATCAGGAATCCCAAAACCAATCTAGGGGAGTGCCAAGGAGTACTCCGCCTCCATTTACTTCTATGCCATTTGATGCTTCTGCCCTCCCTGCTGATTTTGCAAGCATGTTTATGAACATGGCCGCAAATGCCGCCAATTCATACCAGGGACAGCATTCTCAAGACATGCATGGAGAAGATAGCAATGCGAACGGACCTGAAGAGCCAGAAATAAGAATAGGAGGGAACATTAATATGAATTTTGGAGAACAAATGCCTGAGGAGCTAACAGGAGCTTTGAGATCTGTGATGGAGATGTTCACAGGGGCAGCATCTCAGCGAAACTCACAAGACACTACGAATGAAAGACCAGAGCCGAACTAA
- the LOC126698217 gene encoding uncharacterized protein LOC126698217 isoform X2, producing MANLNLTTDSPLSRRIVRAFLNFLNSVEPAPGVDVEGLEVVTECLTEAFKLDSSSVNDHTNPNSLVDIFRSLERTENQEIITDSAHGAISGDAPSSSSAQNATNAKLTEADDWMGKPQVSGVSKDELFGQFFAALEKIHFVRTMPDGNDDPVQLEKATRLFHDALSEMERSGCKIYNIDNLAETLKSQGNRAMQSKLYSDAIELYNCAIALCENNAVYYCNRAAAYTQIHKYTEAIRDCVKSIEINPNYSKAYSRLGLAYYAQGNYSDAINKGFKKALQLDPNNESVKENIRVAELRLRQEQQRTERDQNTSSASHSDQESQNQSRGVPRSTPPPFTSMPFDASALPADFASMFMNMAANAANSYQGQHSQDMHGEDSNANGPEEPEIRIGGNINMNFGEQMPEELTGALRSVMEMFTGAASQRNSQDTTNERPEPN from the exons ATGGCTAATCTCAACCTCACCACCGATTCCCCTCTCTCTCGTCGCATTGTTCGTGCCTTCCTCAACTTCCTCAACTCAG TTGAACCTGCTCCAGGTGTTGATGTTGAAGGTCTTGAAGTTGTGACGGAATGTTTGACGGAGGCGTTTAAGCTTGATTCATCTTCTGTCAATGATCATACAAATCCCAATTCGTTGGTTGACATATTCCGTTCATTGGAAAGAACTGAGAATCAGGAAATCATAACTGATTCTGCTCATGGGGCTATCTCAGGGGATGCTCCCAGTTCGTCCTCTGCTCAGAATGCCACTAATGCTAAGCTTACAGAG GCTGATGATTGGATGGGGAAACCTCAAGTATCTG GAGTGTCTAAGGATGAACTTTTTGGACAATTCTTTGCGGCGCTTGAGAAAATTCACTTTGTCAGAACCATGCCTGATGGGAATGATGACCCAGTCCAATTGGAGAAAGCAACTCGTTTATTTCATGATGCTCTAAGT GAAATGGAAAGATCTGGATGCAAGATATATAATATAGACAACCTGGCTGAGACGTTAAAATCACAAG GTAACAGGGCGATGCAGTCAAAGCTATACTCCGATGCAATTGAGTTGTATAATTGCGCCATTGCACTTTGTGAAAATAATGCTGTTTACTACTGTAACAG GGCAGCTGCTTACACTCAGATCCACAAATATACTGAAGCAATCAGGGACTGTGTTAAATCCATTGAAATTAACCCAAACTATAGCAAGGCATACAGTCGTCTGGGGTTAGCTTATTATGCACAAGGGAACTACAGTGATGCCATTAACAAGGGATTTAAGAAAG CCTTGCAATTGGATCCAAATAATGAATCTGTCAAAGAAAATATTCGG GTTGCTGAGCTAAGATTGAGGCAAGAGCAACAACGTACAGAACGTGATCAG AATACAAGTTCAGCAAGTCATAGTGATCAGGAATCCCAAAACCAATCTAGGGGAGTGCCAAGGAGTACTCCGCCTCCATTTACTTCTATGCCATTTGATGCTTCTGCCCTCCCTGCTGATTTTGCAAGCATGTTTATGAACATGGCCGCAAATGCCGCCAATTCATACCAGGGACAGCATTCTCAAGACATGCATGGAGAAGATAGCAATGCGAACGGACCTGAAGAGCCAGAAATAAGAATAGGAGGGAACATTAATATGAATTTTGGAGAACAAATGCCTGAGGAGCTAACAGGAGCTTTGAGATCTGTGATGGAGATGTTCACAGGGGCAGCATCTCAGCGAAACTCACAAGACACTACGAATGAAAGACCAGAGCCGAACTAA